Part of the Lampris incognitus isolate fLamInc1 chromosome 1, fLamInc1.hap2, whole genome shotgun sequence genome is shown below.
agtagaggtgacgaaggtgaatgaatttaaatacttggggtcaactgtccaaagtaatggggagtccagaagagaggtgaagaagagagtgcaggcaggatggagtgggtggagaagactgtcaGAACTAATTTGCGAcaaaagggtatcagcaagagttaaagggaaggtttacaagatggtagtgagaccagctttgttatatggtttggagacagtggcactgacgaaaagacaggaggtggaggtgtcagagttgaagatgctaagattttaactgggagtgacaaagaaggacaggattaggagcgagtatattagagggacagctcaggttggatagtttgaagacaaagcaagagaggcgagattgagatggtttggacatgtaggatgctgaagatggaactgccaggcaagaggaaaagaggaggtttatggatgtgatgagggaggacatgcaggtggctggtgtgacagaagaaattgcagaggacaggaagagatggaaacagatgatccgctatggcgacccctaatgggagcagccaaaagaagattAATAGTCAGTTTAGTGTGTGGAACAGACCAGTGCATAAAATGGATCTGTACCatgaacttttttctttttaaacctGTGCCGTCAGCAgtcttggcatacaacacaggaaATGAGTAGGCCAACGTGCCCTAGACAGAGTTACTCAGAAAGGGTCGTTCAAATTCTCCACCTACAAAAGCAATttttattaattatcaagaaccgCTTATAATTGTCCTCCGGATGATCTGTGGGATAACAAGAGCGCAGTGATTTTGTAATACATTTATAGCCACCACCGGTCCCCCTCTtccgcatgtttgatcagctaaacaaccaatcagcatctctTCTCCGAGAGTGGGACaaccacaagtgaaacaaggacaCTCAGAAACAAAAAGTGACAGATGCTGACAGGTGTTTGGCAAAACATAATTAAAATGATCTTATCGATATGTTTACTATAGCAGTTATAGTTGTAAAGGGGAAAACAGAGGAAAAAAATGGTGGGGAGAaaggatgtaatccagagagTGTGAGGTCGATGCtactagtgtgtgtatgtgcatgtgacgtGTCTACCTGTGTCTATGTGAAGTGTTCACCTGTGAGTGCATGGGATTAATCCCAGTAAATTCTGGTATCTTGAGATCTCCAACTTATCGTAGGGTCTCCGAGCAACAGAcgggctctgcagccacccacgggCTCCGTAGTTATACAGTCACCCCACGACACAGAGGACAGCCGCAGCCCAAAGCACCGATGTTGAGCTGCAAGTAGTTTTGTTCCACATCTGGCACATTACAGACAATAACAACAATGCTTGCAGCTGTGGACTAGATCTATTTACACAAATATATTCAAGACAGAGTCTGGTTCTTTTGATGAACAAAAATGAACGAGGACACTGTAATTACAAATTAAATATTTTATTACAGTCCACGTCCTGTACAAAAACACTGTCTAGATGGGATCCTTAATTTTTACTAATGAGGTGGTCAAAAAAATTATGATGGGTATTTTCAGTGTGTTTTAGAACAATTTACCTTTAATTTTTCTGACTACATGGAGATTTTTTTCCCTCTGATGCCAACATAAAAGTATATTGTAGTTACAGGTTTCAAAACTTTTGTTCCCCTTACTCCATCAATAAGCACAGAAAAATACTCATTGTTACAGACTTGACCAAGCGTTTGCATTTTAAAATGTCTTGACAGGAAAAAACTGCAGATCAGCTGACGAGACCTGGAAAACAGCACAGAAaacaacatttattttttttgttcacAAACAATAGAGAAGAAACTGCTTTTTCAAACCGACTGACTGTCACGAGATAAATGTCCTATTGAGTTGGTTCACAAAATACCTCCAAGACTTAAAAATATGGAATATGCTTTTCACTTTGGACGTAGTAGTTTCAGTCTCTTGTCCCACACTAAGTTTTATTAGTATCATCTTTTACTCTGACAAAGCCAAACAGGGGGACAAATCTAGAAACTATAACCAGAGTTTTTTTGTACCAGTTGAGGTGAGAAGACCTTTGCACACATGCGATGACATACAACTTACCCAGATAATCATCCATGAGCGATCCAATggcaaactgaaaaaaaaaaaaaagaacatattCTATTAAAAATCCTGAATCACAGCTGCGGGCTCACATGTATTTAACTAGACCGCAGCATCATGACTTGACTTCCTCGTGGCGACCTTTCCCCATCTCTAGAAGTCTTACCCATTGGGACTACAGTACTTTTGTGGTGTTTAAATTCCAGAAGTACTATTCCAAATGATTACAAAGTTCACTTACAATGTCATTTTTGTCCACTCTTGTGCCCACAATCTTAAGCCGGATCTCATCATCTTGCTGGATTACGATGTCCTTTAAAAAGAGGAAAGACAGACAGTATCTTCAGATGGGATATCTAGCAGTATGTCATGACTGAAATTGTTATACCACCTAGTAAAGTTCTGGGCTTCCACACAGTCCAATGGGGCATCGTTTTAGTCCTCGAAAACCATGACACATTTACTTTTCCAAAATGGAAAGCTCACAGTACAATCAATGAATCCATCTAGTTTCATGTTTAACCAGAACGTGGTTTTAATAGGAGCTCCTTCTTGttattcttttggcttgttccccgtttctcaggggtcaccacagtggattttacagtttccatcggtaccctgtgagggcacagtgccaatggcagccgttgtcaacccgggcctcgaccaagctggtatggtcttgtcaagccgcacaCTGATTTGACAAAATTTTAGTCAGATGCCCCTCCTGACACAACCCCTCACTCTAGAGATGGGTGCACAGGTAAAGCACCAGATgacatcccagtattcatggacttgtgcccatgtctGTCGCCTGCTGTTTTTAATAGGAgcaaaattcaaattaatttGGGACTACTATTTGCAGATGATGTAGTACATCCCAACAATCTGTAAACTGCACTTGTGAGAGCAGGAAGTGCAGCAGCCCAGCAGTTCCGTAACAATAGCAACAGCCCCATACCTCCAGAGTAAACAAATCTGCATTATGACAATTAACAGCACAGATGTTGCAAGAACAAATGTCTTGCAGAAATGCAAAACAAAGACATTTAAACTGGACAGAAAGCATGGTTTGCAACTGTTTTTTCAACAGAACACATTAAGACATCTGTCTGTACTGtgaatttcccattctgaacaagAAGATACAGCATGGTATAGCAGAGTACAACACATTATACTGGGATGAAGTCAAAATGGTAAGTTCCCAAATTGTAAAGAAATTAGTCTTTATCAGTCTTTTGTACTTATGTTTCTAAATGATGACTGATAatgttttaatgaggtctggggTTAAAAAAAAGTGAAACTATCTTCTAATACTTGCATTAACAGACAAGAAAGCAGATTCTCCTTTTCTTTTAGATAAACTATTTAAAACCAGTGAACTATAAGCACAGAGACGGAGGCCTGCAGCATTAAGACGGATTTAACTTTCGCTGTCCAATCCATTCACAATGGCTGCAGCACACGTATTGCTGATAATAATCATTGGGGTTAAGGGTGGTCGTTTTATTGATCTCATTTGTAATTATTAGAGTGCTATCAAAAGCAAGATAATTATCCTGTAAACATGAAAGGTGACAGTTAAGTAAACTATATGGAAAATATACAAAATTTTGAGACAAAAATTCACAATTGACAAAAGCAGAGAGATCTAGGAACAACCTTACCTCATCTACCGTCTTGTAACAAGGAGGATTGGAGTTAGGGTCAAACTCCATTTCTGAGGGAatggactaaaaaaaaaagaaaaagaaagatataCATAAAGACATCTATGGCCAGCATCAAGCACTTGAGCAGACTTGAGAAAATATAAAAAGTTTAATTAACTTACATGACGAGAGATGAAACAAGACATGGGGCCGATTTCTGTGAACAGTCCAACCTTCAAGAAAGACAGGGAAGTCATTCAGACAAGCGACCATCAAAGTCAAGTTATGCCCAACATCAACAGTTCAGATTATTTTAGGCAAGACTAACAATGACACTGTAGCGCTATATCAAGTGTAACATGTATACTTTATGTGAAGCAAcatggaagaaagaaaaaagaaagctactttatttttgtcattgtaaaggttacaacgaaatttattctctgcgtttaacccatcctattgcatagcagcagtgggcagctgcagcgcccgaggaccaactccagttcgtcttcccattgccttgctcaggggcacaggcaggaatattaaccctaacatgcatgtctttttgatggtggaagaaaACTGGAGCGCCCGGAAGAAACccgagcagacacggggagaacatgcaaaatccacacagaaagtacctgggacagcttggggttcgaacccaggaccttcttgctgtgaggcaacagtgctgaccactgggccaccgtgtatGAGAATATACTGGTCCATCTTTAATTACGTAGAACCACCTCATATTTGTATTGTGAAGTTAGTCAGATACAACTGCATTTCCTTGACTGGAAATTAGTCATATCAGTTTTATTAGTCTCGGCTCAGTGATATAGACTGGTAGACAGTTTTAATCTTTGGTATTATGAAAATCGTTGACAACAGACAGCACTCACTATGAATGCCATAACACATTTTTTTGCTTAAATGATGACATGACTTACACACTACACAATACATTCTGGCATCTGCATTCCTAAGTATGCTGGGGTGTGTCAACAATGCCCTGGGGTTTAACTACATGTCCCACTCAAAGAAAAATAAATGGATTTCAACCAACTCATTAGTAAAAACACATTATAAATCATGTCAAATCAATTTGTTTCCCCATTTTTAAATGACTGAATAAACAATGttgcatcattctctctctctgatgtgtgagtaatgtcttttcttgtctcttctcccatgtatgtgaatggtgtgatgtcagtctcccctgtgtgcatttgTAGTctctcctcctgtcaggtctacatggtggtggtggtcatcTGGCTCAGGTCCCAAGCTGTTcctttggcatcctcctcatcacattcttatactaattctgttatcatcttccagtgttgtattctgtaaaaagtgttctattctgtacacaccagtgttgtagtactcgagtccaggactcggactcgacttggacttgagcactggtgacttggacttgagccttgactgtattcggactcggaagttggagatgaggacttggacttgttaattgatgaagactgttttttgtttttgttagtttttttgtttggctattgtgtcacaaagtaaataaactccctttgaaatggtgacagctgtgtcacttttgtttcatgtagaccttttttatttgtatgttggcttttttacggtgccagagtggagcactggagcccatcttggaacttgactcagactcaaccttgatgactcggactcaggtaatggggacttgactcggacttgactcagactcttctttggggactcaagacttggacttggactcgaacaatGGGGACTCAAGACTCGACTCTGacttgaggtttagtgactcgactacaacactggtacacacaacatccattgcacgtctgtccgtcttaggagagaaagccctcctctgttgctctccctgaggtttctccctattttttctccgttaaaggtttttttgggagttgttccttatctgatgcgagggtctaaggacgggatgttttattgttttaaagccgcctgaggcaaatttctaatttgtgatattgggctatacaaataaaattgacttgacttgggtgGAAACCACGGGTAAAAAACTCTTACCCTGGGTTTTTAaaataaaacttaaaaaaaagtaGCCCAACACCTGAAACATGACATTCAATATCAGGAAGCCAAGCACAGCTGTCTGGGTGTGGAGTACCCTGATGAAGACAGCTTTGTTTGTGAAAACATAGATAATTAATTTCAAAAAAATTAATCACTTTATCATGACTATGAGTGTGCAGTGACTTTCTTTTCTATCATATTCTACTCCAGTTGCCTGTACCTCACAACGTATGAaattgtttagtttttttttttaattctccaaATAACTTCCACtacgttttttttaaatacaccGTGTTTTTAATAGAATTGTGCCCTCCTTCAGTAATGAGTATGTCAACTTTTTTATGTGCTACTAACAGCACTGTATGGTGTGAATGGTGAATGTGAGGTAtaaattgtaaagcgctttgagtgttcTGCTGagaagaaaagcactatataaacacCACTATGCTCCTCACCTTGTTGACCTGAGTGACAACAGCATCCACAACCTCCCCCTTAAATGGACGGAACACTATGGCCTTGTACTTGACTGGATACAAGACAAACCCTCGGCCAGGCTGAATCATACCTGCCCCGATGTTGTCGATGGTGGTGACCGCAATGACAAAACCATACCTGGAACAGAAATGGAAGAGCTCAATGATCAAATCAACCTTTTTCTTCCTCCATTTTTTTAAGCTCACTGGTTTTCAGTGCTGTGTGTAACAT
Proteins encoded:
- the polr2g gene encoding DNA-directed RNA polymerase II subunit RPB7 isoform X2, whose amino-acid sequence is MFYHISLEHEILLHPRYFGPNLLNTVKQKLFTEVEGTCTGKYGFVIAVTTIDNIGAGMIQPGRGFVLYPVKYKAIVFRPFKGEVVDAVVTQVNKVGLFTEIGPMSCFISRHSIPSEMEFDPNSNPPCYKTVDEDIVIQQDDEIRLKIVGTRVDKNDIFAIGSLMDDYLGLVS
- the polr2g gene encoding DNA-directed RNA polymerase II subunit RPB7 isoform X1, with the protein product MTKQVEISLEHEILLHPRYFGPNLLNTVKQKLFTEVEGTCTGKYGFVIAVTTIDNIGAGMIQPGRGFVLYPVKYKAIVFRPFKGEVVDAVVTQVNKVGLFTEIGPMSCFISRHSIPSEMEFDPNSNPPCYKTVDEDIVIQQDDEIRLKIVGTRVDKNDIFAIGSLMDDYLGLVS